ttatgatgGATCTTATTTTGTACAGAAGAGTTGCAGAAATTATACTGGTCTTGGGTTATCTTTCAGCGACAGTTGGAGAACAGGTTGCACTTTGTTTAAGAATTATAAGTCTTGGGTTGCACACTGCCAACATTGTAAAAACATAACCAAATCGCAAAAATGACTTAAGTTGCAGGGTGCAAACTTTCAATTACTcactaaaagaaaatatatcattttataggATAATGCCATGTGCCCCAAAAAATTGTCCCAGtcttttttttcaaatgatGTGTCGAAATTTGATTGTATGAATTCACTCTAATAGTAATGAGACCATCTTGCATGTACATAAATTAACCGATCACAATCTTTTACCCTGTTTTATATAAGATTTAACCAGTATGATTTATTTACGAATATAAAAGAAATCCCTCCCCCATCGGGGACAAGATTCAAAAAAAGCAAATTATTCCTTATTCGCAATCCGGATAAATTCTGAAATGAATAAGCTTAGATTAAGAGCAAGAATATCGTTCCCTCATCCCAAAATGATCAAAACACGTCCCAGTCTAATCACCATTCTAGGCACGCAACCAGGTTTCCGATGAAGGggccaaatttttttttaccggGGGATATCAGACCCAGTATAGTAAGGACGGAATTTAGACCATCTCCAGTGCTAGCCCGAGTGCCGCGTTGGAAAGCGTGAAGAGGTGCCCAGCTTTTTTTTCTGCGCTGCAGCTTGTGGATGGACTTGGCCAGGCCCGAGTAACTGGGCTAGCCAAGTGTGGCAgccttttcattttcttttgatttactgtattattttattaaaacagTCACGCATAAAGTGGTTTCTTTTGTTTCCGTTACTGTAAAAGCACGCAAGCACAGACTGAAATATTAACGTTATAAATGTTAACGTTCATATGAacgttaatttttttaaaaattttaacgtTCCTTAATTCTAGTACTATAAATATTAGCcttgtaaaaaaaatagttcACATTCTATCACTTTCTCTTCTACAAATAAGCATAATTTTTTTCAGTAAATATGAACCCAAACAATTATTCACCTTCAAATTCACAAAACTCAACCCCACAAAATTCTCAATTTCCAAATACTCAATATCCATATTTATTCCCCAATTCATATTTTCCATATCCCCAAAATCCAAATATCGACAATGCTCAATTTTCAAACCCACAAAATCCAAATTATAATTCTCAAACTCCAAATTCTCAATTTCCCATTCAAAATCCATATTTTCCGTATCCCCATAAGCCATAATTCTCAATTTCCTTTCgtccaaaattttcaaaatatacatCCACAATTCGGAACTCAACAAAATCCTGTTATTAATGAAAATCCTCCACACTCACAAGGTTCTGGTTTCGATGCTAATAACATTGTTGATCTTAATGATGATGTTATCGAAGTTGAAAATATGCGAGAAGGGATAACTCAGTGGAAATGGAGTGAAGATAAACTCCTAATCAGTGCATGGTTAAATGTGTCTACTGATCCGATAACCGGTGCCGATCAAAAAAGTGAAGCATTTTGGGATCGAATTCATAAATATTGCGAAGAGAGTAACCCTGGACTTATCAAAAGAGGGGTTATAGCTATAAAAAAATGATGGCAACGAATAAATGGAGGGTCTCAAAAATTCGGATCGTGTTACGAACAAGCTGAACGAAGAGTTGGAAGTGGTTCAAACTCGGACAACATACTCGAAGCAGCTCATGACCTCCACAAAACTAAATACAAAAAGAAGTCAAATTTTGAGTTGCATTGGAACGAGCTTCGGAGACAACCAAAGTGGAGAACTCCAACATCAAGTTGTGGAAGTGGAAAACGAACAAAATTAAGTGATTCTGGAGCTTATTCAACATCTGGAAATGATGAGACGCATGAAAATATCGTGGAATCTCTTGTTCGTCCAAAAGGTACAAAAGCGGCTAAGAAGGGAAAAGGAAAGGCcaaagggaaaaaaaatatgGAGGATGAATATGAAGAGTTGAAAGCCGATACAACTAGAAAATTGAATCTAATAgaaaaatttaatgatattcGACAAAGGGATATAGATTCACGTCTCCTGATGGCCGATACAACTCTAATGAATGATGATCAATGGGAGATTCATGCTAGGATGCTTGCTGAAGTGAAATCAAGAATGATGTAGTCGTTGTATGTGTCTTTTTCTTATTGTCTTCGTATTGTGGATGCTCTTTCAAATTTGGATCCATATTTTCAGCAAAGAGTTGATGCACTGGGAAGAAAAGGGCTTTCACCTTTACAAAAATGTACGGCGGCCATGCGTATGTTGGCATATGGAGTATCTGCAGATGCTGTTGATGATTATGTGCGTATCGGCGAATCAACCGCGATCGAGTGCTTGAAAAAATTTGTGACGggtgttatttttatatttgagagTGAGTACTTGCGAAAGCCAAACTCAAATGATGTTCAACGTCTACTAAAGATGGGTGAAGATCGTGGATTTGATGGCATGATGGGAAGTATTGATTGCATGCATTGGCAATGGAAAAATTGTCCTAAAGCATGGAAAGGAATGTTCATGAGTGGTCACAAAGGGGTTCCGACAATTTTGCTTGAAGCAGTTGCCTCATCGGATTTATGGGTTTGGCATGCATTTTTCGGAGTTGCTGGTTCTAACAATGATATAAATGTGTTAGATCGGTCACCAGTATTTGATGAAGTGCTAGAAGGTCGTGCTCCTGAAGTACACTACAATGTTAATGGTAACGAttataatatgggatattaTTTAACAGATGGAATATATCCTGAATAGGCAACATTTGTTAAAACGATTCCACGTCCCCAAGGTGATAAAAGAAGATTATTCTCAAAATATCAAGAAGGCCAACGGAAAGATGTAGAACGGGCATTTGGTGTGCTACAATCACGATTTGCAATTATACGTGGTCCATCACGATTTTGGGACAAAGGAGATCTTGCTAAAATAATGAGAGCGTGTATCATATTACATAATATGATTGTCGAAGATGAGAGAGACACCTATGCTACCCCATTCGGTCCTCTGCCAACTTATGATGATGCAACAAACGGTTTATCACAACCAAACCTAGGGGAAGAACCTTTTGCCCCTTATGAAAGGTATATCCAAAATAATGTTCAAATCCGTGACAGACAGAAACATCGCCAATTACAAGCTGATTTAATTGAGCATATCTCGCaatttcataataatcattaatttatgtaatatgtaatattttcaattttatgtttttcttaTTCTTGTAGTGTGTTTTTTTAATCATGTCTTCCTCTTAAattatgagtgtttttaattatgtcttttgttttttaaataattgtttatcatttaatttaatttgttattattaagtaaaaatttatttaaagcatagtgttttttaaatatagtagtatataaaataaatgaatggGTCCTACTAAAATGTGGTGTCGGGCTCTTGCGTTGGAGCAACCGAGACAAGTGAAGAAAAAAACCACCTTTAGCTTACTTGGATCAAAATGGGAGCCACAAAAACTAAGACCTGGACTTTACCAGTGGAgattaggggtgtacacgggttGCCCAAACCGTTTAAACCAACCCAAACCGGCCCTATTTTtggccgaaccaaaccgaaaattttAAACCGTTCTTTAATTGGGTTGAATCAGCTCCAACCCGACTTTAATGGGTTGGGCAtggttttagattttatttggccaacccaacccaacccgagggtattttaataaaaatacattatatatataatatatatacctaACAAAActgtatatatgtaaaatatagctacccaattgaaattataacatTAGTGTGATAAAACTGAATTATAACATTGGTATCTTTTCTCGAATTTCCTTTAAAATATCTTTCCTGCGCATTTGTCATTCGTCTGCTTGCCTTTTGAGAGTTCGATAGTGAAGCTACTATCCTTTAAAGGTCCGAACTTGTTTTAGTGCTCTATAATTTGTAGGTTGCGTAACAATTTTAAAACTGCAAAATATGCGATTTAGTAGTTAGTAACCCGTcaaaccgacccaacccaacccaaaccgAAGTATGACAAATCGGGTtgggttataaattaaatttaatgggTTGGGTTCGAAAATTAGCAAACCGAATTTAATGGGTTGGGTCGATAAAAAATCTAAACCGGGCCAACCCGCCCCGCGTACACCCCTAGTGGAGATGGTCTTAGGCACCTGCTCCTAGTCCACACAAGCCCGCCGCAACaaatcagaaaaaaataaatcaaaaactgCTCCTGGACCACACAAGTCTGGgataacaaattaaaaaaaattaaaaacaaaggtAAAGTAGACATGCTTAGGCAAACTCAGCAAAATCCTCATGCTTCAACAATTGGAACACAACTGTACTCCTTTTGATAAAATCTGTATAATAGTAAATATTAACCATCACCATGCCATGCTGtaatttgtactccctccgtctatatcaattctatacagttttctttttgagatgtctcatcatttctatacattcccaaaatagcaaactttttataatataaaacactactacatTCCCTacattcttccactatctccattatataataataaaaacactattacaccaactactttactccactgtctcaaatctattattaaaaaatatgtatgtggatcccaccactttacccattttGCATCTAAGGCCATGATCTCCAACACTGGAACCGGTTTTTGGCCTAAATCCTGGTTCAAATTTTGACCGAACCATCTTTTCATTCCAACAGTTTGGCCTAAATTttggtccaaattcatatatcaatattttattcttctaacaatttttatattattattctaatctttttaacaataatataagatttcatattaatattaaactcaataaattcattaaattagaaaacaaagaaaataaaagaaaatttaacattttattttattaactaaaataaaatttacaaagattcAATACTACTCTGTATTAATATGTGTTCCCACAAATACTCAATTAATGCATCTCGAAGTGCAATATGAGctgcccgcaagggttggttcagctggttaaagagaggacatgtatcctcttggtcacaggttcgactcccgaagggagcagaatttgtgattatgcctcctggatcagagcctgtcgcgcttaggtgcggtttaccttggttcacgtagtttgcaggctattgcgtgagctcgtgggtttacccagtgcgcacccgaagggtagcggctgcgggttcctacgttaaaaaaaaaaagaaaaaaaagtgcaatatgagcttttttattttttatttttcgataTCGTCCAAGAAATTGTTGAAATCGAGCATTTTAATGTGTTGttaatttcaattattttaatattatttaattttattatatttcataataatatgtatgattatttaagtaaaatatattatatataatttataaatatttaataattatattaacataaaatcatttgattaactaaatataaaaaagataaaaagttattattatattattaaaaagatttaggCCGGTGAATAGTGCCGGCCTAAATTTAGTCCAGTACTGTTCATCGGTCTAAATTTGGACCAAATTTTAAGCCACTGTTGGGAGGATTTAGACCGAAATCGGTCCAAATTTGGACCTTTAGGCCACGGTTGGATTTGCCCTAACgatactcatttcttacactttttttttgtcTCGGATCCCgatgtatataattcattgggacggagggagtattgattATTGTGTCACTATTGTCATAAATCATAACCATAATTTGTCCAGAGAAACCACCCTCTTATATGGTGAAAAGTATCACAGCACACCGTATCCAAGTTGCTAATAAAACTACAACAACTTTCCCTGTCAAAACACAACTAAATTGGTAACATTATTACATACTTGGCTTTGCATGGATCACATACTCACACGATCACCACACAaccaaaaataaatatgtacCGACAAAATCAAGTTTCCTTTTCATACCCATGTGTTGAATCTCTTTTATTTAAAGACATCATCTATATAAACCCTCAAATCTTTACAAATCTTTTTTAAGTTTAATACGCGAGATTGTGTATGAAACAAGTAGAGTTGAGTAGTAGTGAGCCATAGAGATAGTTTTCTACAAAATGGAGACGGAAAAAATGAACAAAGTGGTGGTAGATGAAGAGAAGAGAGATATAGGTGTGGGAGCGAGTAGAAAAGTGAGCAACTCAGAGTTGTTTATAAGGTTCATGGCTTTGCTACTATCACTCGCCGCAGCTCTTGTTCTCGCATTTGATAAACAGACGGAGATCATCCCCGTAACCCTCGTCTCCACCCTCCCTCCTCTTTATGTTCCGGCCACCGCCAAGTTTCATTACCTCTCCGCCTTCACGTACGTTTTAAGttattttacatatatgtatttattttttgagaatttttcaaaactaccactttttttaaaaaaaattttgcgATTTTAgtatctttttaaaatatttgcaaaaatactaatgTTTTGGTCGCAAAAATACGATCCGCAACCAGATGCAACTTCATTTAACTGACCCCGCGGGGGTTGCATGTATAGTTGCATGTGATTGTAACGAGTTGcatacagtatttttgcaaatattttcaaaagtatgATATCTTTACAAAATATCTGAAAAAGATGCggtatttattttttacttgggtatttatgagaaaaactctccttttttttatgatttggaGGTAAAAAAGATTCGAACCTATTTAGTTCATCAGTGTCTAGGGTCGGAATCAAGTGGCTAACCTGTGCATGAAGTTCGgtttaacttttaaattttattctactgatgtttttttttcttattttagtCCTTTTTGATGTTATATTCAGATACTTTGTGGTGGCCAACGCGGTAGCATGCGCATATGGAGCTGTCTCATTCATAGTAACACTGGCTAAGAGAGGAAGCAATAAGAGGGGCTTGGCTAATTGGATTATCATGTTTGACTTGATCATGGTAGCTTTGCTAGCTTCAGGCAGTGGAGCTGCAGCAGCCGTGGGGGTTCTTGGCTACAATGGCAATGAACATGTTCGCTGGAACAAAGTTTGCAATGTCTTTGGAAAATTCTGTAACCTGGTTAAAGTGTCCGTCGGATTTTCACTACTGGGATTACTGCTCTTCATGTTCTTGGTTATGATTGCTGTTGTTCGGAAACGCTAGGATGATAAGGCTTTGTAGTTTCTGGTTTGTGAATGTTTCTCAAGCTCTGTTTTGCATTCTCTGTTTTTTGCcattcaagaaaaaataatttgtgatggttttaaaaaaataattgtatgTGAATTTGATAAGTTTGGTCTTTCTCAGCCTCTTGTACTTTTTGCTTAAATCTAACACTTATGATTTAGACTCTTGCTTCTGATGCTAAATATGAGGTAATGaagatcaaaattaaaaatttgtaatttaacTATGATGCTAAAGGAAAATCAGAGACTGTTAACAGCAATCGATtgtataaatattgaaaaaaaaataaaaatcacacaACACCATAGCACAAATGAAAAGTAATTTCACTGTAATAATATCGTACTCTAGCTGGGAATCTGGAGATACATGGTAAAAACAGAGCGCAGAATCAGCAATACAAGAACAATGGCAGCAAAAAACGAAACAAGAATGGCGCCTGCTGAATGTTGacagaatttatcaaatatattacaGATTTTGGTCCAGCGGGTGTGAGAATTTCCTTTATATCCAATGTAAGCCACTCCTCCGGCTGTTCCCAATGCCGCTGCTGCAATTGCCAGCATTACCTGCATTTGATGCACAAAAACTTATCAATTTCGACCCAATATACCAGTTTGTAGAATACTATGGCATAATTTGATCTATGCAGTGTGCATTAGTGCATAGCATTATGGATCACAGGTTTGACAGGATAGAAGGCTTACCACATCagttaaaacaatatataatgcTAATTTTTTGCTGTAGCCAAGCTTCGACAGTGCTGAGATGCTCAACCAGGTCGTGATGATGCTGTAAAGACCGACTGTGGAGAGTGCTGCCACAAAGTATCTGCagtgtttataatttttgttacttactattacttgattaaaaatttTGAGCACAGGTTATTAATCTAGTAGCATATGTGTGCATCATTTTTAATCTCTAATTATATACTCTAAGCTAGCTGGTGATTATCTATATTCATCATAATCTTGTGGTAATACATTTAAATTAGCGGAAATTAAGAAGATAGTTTAGGTGTGTGTCGTGCAAAATAAGCATGAAATGCAACTTACAAAAAGGCCGGGGTATCCGTGAATTGTGCAGTAGTAGATACGCTCCCGAAGGGGGGGAATGGAATAGGAACCAACTCTGTTTGTTTGCCTGTAACCATCACTACCACAGCTGTTAGCGACCCGGTGAATAATAACAACCTCAACACAACCTCCAGCATTGCCCCGCGGCTGGCAAGACGCTGCAATTTTATAAGGTACTCTTCTGGCGCAACACTAGAAGTGGGCGGCATGCTTAATAATCAGAACTTTATAGCTAGACAGTTTTGGTTATTTGAATGTGTagtttacaagttgtttctgatgATCAAGTGCTGATAAAAAGGATACTTATAGGCACTTGTGAGACATGGCAGCATGTCTGCCTTGACTCGCTCTTACATGAACAAATTGTACACCTATGATTTGAAGTATCTATTCTATAATATCATGTTTCTGGCAATCTCAAGATTTTGAGTATCAATCTTGTTTATAATTGCATGTGTATCTTGACATAACTAAAGAAAGCCCAGGTGATAATCTTGTTGTTAAGtacaatttctttttctttttttcctttctAGAGAGGAGCATGTGTCTCGTGTGT
This genomic window from Daucus carota subsp. sativus chromosome 7, DH1 v3.0, whole genome shotgun sequence contains:
- the LOC108196551 gene encoding CASP-like protein 1E2 encodes the protein METEKMNKVVVDEEKRDIGVGASRKVSNSELFIRFMALLLSLAAALVLAFDKQTEIIPVTLVSTLPPLYVPATAKFHYLSAFTYFVVANAVACAYGAVSFIVTLAKRGSNKRGLANWIIMFDLIMVALLASGSGAAAAVGVLGYNGNEHVRWNKVCNVFGKFCNLVKVSVGFSLLGLLLFMFLVMIAVVRKR
- the LOC108196550 gene encoding CASP-like protein 1; this translates as MPPTSSVAPEEYLIKLQRLASRGAMLEVVLRLLLFTGSLTAVVVMVTGKQTELVPIPFPPFGSVSTTAQFTDTPAFLYFVAALSTVGLYSIITTWLSISALSKLGYSKKLALYIVLTDVVMLAIAAAALGTAGGVAYIGYKGNSHTRWTKICNIFDKFCQHSAGAILVSFFAAIVLVLLILRSVFTMYLQIPS